From one Paeniglutamicibacter psychrophenolicus genomic stretch:
- a CDS encoding ABC transporter permease, with translation MSTHVLADTGVLTGRSLRHILRSPDTIITTVITPIALMLLFVYVLGGAINTGSGQSYVNYMLPGILLITIASGVAYTAYRLFLDMQGGIFERFASMPIARSSVLWAHVFTSLAANLVSVAAVVGVALLMGFRTGASVGAWLAVAGILVLFTLALTWIAVIAGLSAKTVDGASAFSYPLIFLPFISSAFVPTGSMPGPVAWFAENQPVTSIVDTIRALFAQEPVGNDIWIALAWLLGILVVSYGFAIAKYRRKIR, from the coding sequence ATGAGCACCCACGTCCTGGCGGACACCGGCGTCCTGACCGGCCGCTCGCTGCGCCACATCCTGCGCAGCCCCGACACCATCATCACCACCGTGATCACCCCGATCGCCCTGATGCTGCTGTTCGTGTACGTGCTGGGAGGCGCGATCAACACCGGCTCCGGGCAGTCATACGTCAACTACATGCTCCCGGGCATCCTGCTGATCACCATCGCCTCCGGCGTCGCGTACACCGCCTACCGCCTGTTCCTGGACATGCAGGGCGGCATCTTCGAACGCTTCGCCTCCATGCCGATCGCCCGCTCGTCCGTGCTCTGGGCCCACGTGTTCACGTCCCTGGCCGCGAACCTTGTCTCCGTTGCGGCCGTCGTCGGCGTCGCGCTGCTCATGGGGTTCCGCACCGGGGCCTCGGTGGGCGCCTGGCTCGCGGTCGCCGGAATCCTGGTCCTGTTCACTCTCGCGCTGACCTGGATCGCCGTGATCGCCGGACTCTCGGCAAAGACGGTCGACGGGGCGAGCGCATTCAGCTACCCGTTGATCTTCCTGCCATTCATCTCCTCGGCCTTCGTGCCCACCGGTTCGATGCCCGGCCCCGTCGCGTGGTTCGCCGAGAACCAGCCGGTGACCTCCATCGTGGACACCATCCGGGCCCTGTTCGCCCAGGAGCCGGTCGGCAACGACATCTGGATCGCCCTGGCCTGGCTGCTTGGCATCCTGGTCGTTTCCTACGGGTTCGCGATCGCCAAATACCGCCGCAAGATCCGCTGA
- a CDS encoding ABC transporter ATP-binding protein, with amino-acid sequence METSQAPGPAIRVRGIEKSFKDLQVLRGVEFDVRSGSVFALLGSNGAGKTTLVRILSTLLKADAGTASVNGFDVAAQPGRVRESISLTGQFAAVDEVLTGRENLVLIARLRHLKDPGAIADDLLARFTLTEAGNRKASTYSGGMRRRLDIAMSLIGNPPVIFLDEPTTGLDPQARLEVWQTVRGLAAGGTTVLLTTQYLDEAETLADRIAILHKGTIIQNGTLAELKALLPPAKLEYVEKQPSLEEVFLALVEGGGIDSATGGRADGTVQAGKEIQ; translated from the coding sequence ATGGAAACAAGCCAAGCCCCCGGGCCCGCGATCCGGGTGCGGGGCATCGAGAAGTCCTTCAAGGACCTGCAGGTGCTGCGGGGCGTCGAATTCGACGTGCGGTCGGGCAGCGTCTTCGCGCTGCTCGGCTCCAATGGCGCCGGCAAGACCACGCTGGTGCGGATCCTCTCGACGCTGCTGAAGGCCGACGCGGGCACCGCATCGGTCAACGGCTTCGACGTCGCCGCCCAGCCGGGGCGGGTACGCGAGTCGATCAGCCTGACAGGCCAATTCGCCGCGGTCGACGAGGTGCTCACCGGACGGGAGAACCTTGTGCTCATCGCCAGGCTGCGCCACCTGAAGGACCCCGGCGCGATCGCCGACGACCTGCTGGCCCGCTTCACGCTTACCGAGGCGGGAAACCGCAAGGCCTCGACGTACTCCGGCGGCATGCGCCGCCGGCTCGACATTGCGATGAGCCTGATCGGCAACCCGCCGGTCATCTTCCTCGACGAGCCCACCACCGGACTGGATCCGCAGGCCCGACTCGAGGTGTGGCAGACCGTCAGGGGCCTTGCCGCCGGCGGCACGACCGTGCTGCTCACGACGCAATACCTTGACGAGGCAGAGACCCTCGCGGACCGCATCGCGATCCTGCACAAGGGCACCATCATCCAAAACGGCACCCTCGCCGAACTCAAGGCACTGCTCCCGCCCGCCAAGCTCGAATACGTCGAGAAGCAGCCTTCTCTCGAAGAAGTCTTCCTGGCCCTCGTGGAAGGCGGCGGGATCGACAGCGCCACGGGCGGCCGCGCCGACGGCACGGTCCAAGCGGGAAAGGAAATCCAATGA
- a CDS encoding DUF1048 domain-containing protein → MAAKWIELVTGSFEDKKRWRRYKARKEQLPTSYRTTIEGIERYFMYAGSIVKGDVFMQMLEDLADLIERAATDGTPIRDIVGEDPVEFADAFIANYADGQWINKERKRLNDAIDQSVDEA, encoded by the coding sequence ATGGCAGCAAAATGGATCGAACTGGTCACCGGATCGTTCGAGGACAAGAAGCGCTGGCGCCGATACAAGGCCCGCAAGGAACAGCTCCCCACGAGCTACCGAACGACAATCGAAGGGATCGAACGCTACTTCATGTATGCCGGGTCGATCGTCAAGGGCGATGTCTTCATGCAGATGCTCGAGGACCTCGCCGACCTGATCGAGCGTGCGGCCACGGACGGCACCCCGATCCGGGACATTGTCGGTGAAGACCCGGTCGAGTTCGCCGATGCCTTCATCGCAAACTACGCGGATGGCCAATGGATCAACAAGGAACGCAAGCGCCTGAACGATGCCATCGACCAGTCCGTTGACGAAGCCTGA
- a CDS encoding PadR family transcriptional regulator, which yields MGKQMTEMLKGTLEGMILAILAVRPAYGYEITARLRDEGFSDIVEGTVYAVLIRIEKRDLVDVEKVPSEKGPPRKVYSLNAQGGEYLEEFWGTWSFLAERIAQLKQHIENTQETGE from the coding sequence ATGGGCAAGCAAATGACCGAGATGCTCAAGGGCACGCTCGAGGGCATGATCCTCGCGATCCTGGCCGTGCGGCCGGCATACGGCTACGAGATCACGGCGCGGCTGCGCGACGAGGGCTTCTCCGACATCGTCGAGGGCACCGTTTACGCCGTGTTGATCAGGATCGAGAAGCGCGACCTCGTCGACGTCGAAAAGGTCCCGTCCGAAAAGGGGCCGCCGCGCAAGGTCTACTCGCTGAACGCACAGGGCGGCGAGTACCTCGAGGAGTTTTGGGGGACCTGGAGCTTCCTTGCGGAACGGATCGCGCAGCTGAAACAGCACATTGAAAACACGCAGGAAACAGGAGAGTAG
- a CDS encoding inorganic phosphate transporter: protein MVTGQSFMMFVVLLCTCAFAFLNGFRDASNSVAVAVRNRALTPTYAVLVAALFTFAGTMLSTSFGVYLVSAVELNVPTGIPGLALLLSALLASGAWALLCWWRGLPVSSTHSLIAALAGASGASALLGNDGVHDAWRMLAGGVLLPLVFTPVFAFAVSYALVIPVTWLVRHSTASDVNGVSRAGQAIAACAVALGNGLQDGQRTGAFLTLALVTAGAAEPGSIMLGPQLLGASCLAAGVLFGGWRIAHTLAYRLVNMDPLRGMVAQSVSAAMLFLGAMLIHLPISTTQAVTSSIVGAGTNQRFESVTWRHVNRILRHWVATPMVCALVGGILYLAMHPLVS from the coding sequence GTGGTGACCGGCCAATCCTTCATGATGTTCGTGGTGCTGTTGTGCACCTGCGCCTTCGCGTTCCTCAACGGCTTCCGCGACGCCTCGAACTCGGTCGCCGTCGCGGTGCGCAACCGGGCGCTGACCCCCACCTACGCGGTCCTGGTCGCGGCGCTCTTCACCTTCGCGGGCACCATGCTTTCGACCAGTTTCGGGGTCTATCTGGTCTCCGCGGTGGAGCTGAACGTCCCGACCGGGATCCCGGGCCTGGCCCTGCTGCTTTCCGCGTTGCTGGCGAGCGGCGCCTGGGCGCTGCTGTGCTGGTGGCGCGGGTTGCCGGTGTCCTCCACGCATTCGCTGATCGCGGCGCTTGCCGGGGCCTCCGGCGCCTCCGCGCTGTTGGGCAACGACGGCGTGCATGACGCCTGGCGGATGCTGGCCGGCGGGGTGCTGCTGCCGCTGGTCTTCACCCCGGTCTTCGCCTTTGCCGTCTCCTACGCCCTGGTCATCCCCGTCACCTGGCTGGTGCGCCACTCCACGGCCTCCGACGTCAACGGCGTGTCCCGTGCCGGCCAGGCCATTGCGGCGTGCGCGGTGGCCCTGGGCAACGGGCTGCAGGACGGCCAGCGCACCGGAGCCTTCCTGACCCTGGCCCTGGTGACCGCCGGCGCGGCCGAACCCGGGTCCATCATGCTCGGCCCGCAGCTGCTCGGTGCCAGCTGCCTGGCCGCGGGCGTCCTCTTTGGCGGCTGGCGGATCGCCCACACCCTTGCCTACCGTCTGGTCAACATGGACCCGCTGCGCGGAATGGTCGCCCAGTCGGTCTCCGCCGCCATGCTCTTCCTCGGCGCCATGCTGATCCACCTGCCGATCTCCACCACCCAGGCGGTCACCAGCTCGATCGTCGGGGCCGGCACCAACCAGCGCTTCGAGTCCGTGACCTGGCGGCACGTGAACCGCATCCTGCGGCACTGGGTCGCCACCCCGATGGTCTGCGCCCTGGTGGGCGGGATCCTGTACCTGGCCATGCACCCGCTGGTGAGCTGA
- a CDS encoding Ldh family oxidoreductase, translating to MSEETATVHQRSRAGDLHGFVVQAMAAVGASGTDAAYMADQLIASELANHPSHGMRRLPEYVDRALKGFAQPGARASIELDTGSLVRMNGNGTYGHFALRDATALAVARAKAHGIAAVAVRNSEYAGRFAPFCEEAANAGVATLLFGNNNGAGQVVVPPGGTRARLSTNPIAAGVPRSSAPHLVIDFATSTVAGGRLAEERDRGTELSGQWVTPEGLLKPFGGFKGFGLALLVEALGGALTGSETVSERKTADHQGTLVIAIDVAQLRELHEFTAQVEEFIAHVKSGEPEDGNGPIRVPGEGPSVGDSYPAGHPVEVNARTWSELGRIARELKLAMPGAVQGH from the coding sequence GTGAGCGAAGAAACCGCAACGGTGCACCAGAGAAGCCGGGCGGGAGACCTGCACGGATTCGTCGTGCAGGCCATGGCCGCGGTCGGGGCATCCGGGACGGACGCCGCCTACATGGCGGACCAGTTGATCGCCTCGGAGCTGGCCAACCACCCCTCGCACGGCATGCGCAGGCTTCCCGAGTACGTCGACCGGGCGCTGAAGGGATTCGCGCAGCCCGGGGCGCGGGCCTCGATCGAGCTGGACACCGGCTCCCTGGTGCGCATGAACGGCAACGGCACCTACGGGCACTTTGCGCTGCGCGATGCCACGGCGCTGGCCGTGGCCCGTGCCAAGGCCCACGGGATCGCCGCGGTCGCGGTGCGCAACAGCGAGTATGCGGGGCGGTTTGCGCCCTTCTGCGAGGAAGCGGCCAACGCCGGGGTGGCGACCCTGCTGTTCGGGAACAACAACGGGGCCGGGCAGGTCGTGGTGCCGCCGGGCGGCACCCGGGCGCGGCTGTCCACCAACCCGATTGCCGCCGGGGTCCCGCGCAGCAGTGCTCCGCACCTGGTCATCGACTTTGCCACCAGCACGGTGGCCGGCGGCCGGCTGGCCGAGGAACGCGACCGCGGCACGGAGCTGTCCGGGCAGTGGGTGACCCCCGAGGGGCTGCTCAAGCCCTTCGGCGGGTTCAAGGGCTTCGGGCTGGCGCTGCTGGTCGAGGCCCTGGGCGGCGCGCTGACGGGTTCCGAGACCGTCTCGGAGCGGAAGACGGCGGACCACCAGGGCACCCTGGTCATCGCGATAGACGTGGCGCAATTGCGCGAGCTGCACGAATTCACCGCGCAGGTCGAGGAGTTCATTGCCCATGTGAAATCCGGCGAGCCGGAGGACGGCAACGGACCCATCCGGGTGCCGGGCGAAGGCCCCTCGGTGGGGGACAGCTACCCCGCCGGCCACCCGGTGGAGGTCAATGCCAGGACCTGGTCTGAACTGGGGCGGATCGCCCGGGAACTGAAGCTGGCGATGCCCGGGGCCGTCCAGGGGCACTGA
- the pstB gene encoding phosphate ABC transporter ATP-binding protein PstB, giving the protein MSKRIDVKDLNVYYSKFLAVEDVNIEIEAKSVTAFIGPSGCGKSTFLRTLNRMHEVIPGGRVEGEVLLDGDNLYESGVDPVTVRSQIGMVFQRPNPFPTMSIKDNVLAGVKLNGKKISRSDADSLVEKSLRGANLWNEVKDRLDKPGSGLSGGQQQRLCIARTIAVKPQVILMDEPCSALDPISTLAIEDLINELKSEFTVVIVTHNMQQAARVSDKTAFFNIAGTGKPGKLIEYAETATIFSNPSVKATEDYVSGRFG; this is encoded by the coding sequence ATGTCAAAGCGCATCGACGTCAAAGACCTCAACGTCTACTACTCCAAGTTCCTGGCCGTTGAAGATGTCAACATCGAAATCGAAGCCAAGTCCGTCACCGCGTTCATCGGCCCCTCGGGCTGCGGAAAGTCCACCTTCCTACGCACCCTGAACCGCATGCACGAGGTCATCCCCGGTGGCCGCGTCGAGGGCGAGGTGCTGCTGGACGGGGACAACCTCTACGAGTCCGGCGTCGACCCGGTGACGGTCCGCAGCCAGATCGGCATGGTCTTCCAGCGCCCCAACCCGTTCCCGACCATGTCCATCAAGGACAACGTGCTGGCCGGGGTGAAGCTCAACGGCAAGAAGATCTCCAGGTCCGATGCGGACTCGCTGGTTGAGAAGTCGCTGCGCGGGGCCAACCTCTGGAACGAGGTCAAGGACCGCCTGGACAAGCCCGGATCGGGCCTCTCCGGCGGGCAGCAGCAACGCCTGTGCATCGCCCGCACCATCGCCGTGAAGCCCCAGGTGATCCTGATGGACGAGCCGTGCTCGGCCCTGGACCCGATCTCCACCCTGGCCATCGAGGATTTGATCAACGAGCTCAAGAGCGAGTTCACCGTGGTGATCGTGACGCACAACATGCAGCAGGCCGCGCGCGTGAGCGACAAGACAGCGTTCTTCAACATCGCCGGAACCGGCAAGCCGGGCAAGCTGATCGAATACGCGGAAACCGCCACGATCTTCTCCAACCCGTCGGTCAAGGCCACCGAGGACTACGTCTCGGGCCGCTTCGGATAA
- the pstA gene encoding phosphate ABC transporter permease PstA, whose product MSATTTRKTPNDSRNLQNPPPVARKRNSLAKGHLPRWAVPGIAAASLILGAAASTLGGFSVATLAIYTAIIFVIASTVITTLVEGPRQGRNALATNLVYAAFLLALIPLASVLFTVLQKGLPGINTHFLFHSMNGITGAVDNASVENGTPVLGGAYHAVIGTLLITLWSTVISVPVGMLTAIYLVEYGKNGPLARAITFFVDVMTGIPSIVAGLFATALFAVLLGPTARMGIVAAVALSVLMIPTVVRSTEEMLKIVPNELREAAYALGVRKWRTIAKVVIPTAISGIASGVTLAIARVIGETAPILVTAGLANNINVNVFGNWMATLPTFIYYQILTPTSPTNVDPSIQRAWAAALLLIVMVMVLNLGARLVAGLFAPKKGR is encoded by the coding sequence ATGAGTGCCACAACCACGCGCAAGACCCCGAACGATTCGCGCAACCTGCAGAACCCGCCGCCGGTTGCCCGCAAGCGCAACTCCCTGGCCAAGGGCCACCTGCCCCGCTGGGCTGTGCCGGGGATCGCCGCCGCCTCGCTGATCCTGGGGGCCGCGGCCTCCACGCTTGGCGGCTTCTCGGTGGCCACCCTGGCCATCTACACGGCCATCATCTTCGTCATCGCCTCCACCGTCATCACCACGCTGGTGGAGGGCCCGCGCCAGGGCCGCAACGCACTGGCCACCAACCTGGTCTACGCCGCCTTCCTGCTGGCGCTGATCCCCTTGGCTTCCGTGCTGTTCACGGTGCTGCAAAAGGGACTGCCGGGCATCAACACGCACTTCCTGTTCCACTCCATGAACGGGATCACCGGCGCGGTCGACAACGCCAGCGTCGAAAACGGCACCCCGGTGCTCGGCGGGGCCTACCACGCGGTCATCGGCACGCTGCTGATCACCCTGTGGTCGACGGTCATCTCGGTGCCCGTGGGCATGCTGACCGCCATCTACCTGGTTGAATACGGCAAGAACGGGCCGCTGGCCCGCGCCATCACCTTCTTCGTGGACGTGATGACAGGCATTCCCTCGATCGTCGCCGGCCTGTTCGCCACCGCGCTGTTCGCGGTGCTGCTGGGCCCGACCGCCCGGATGGGCATCGTCGCCGCGGTTGCCTTGAGCGTGCTGATGATCCCCACGGTGGTCCGCTCCACCGAGGAAATGCTCAAGATCGTGCCGAACGAATTGCGCGAGGCCGCCTACGCGCTGGGCGTGCGCAAGTGGCGCACCATCGCCAAGGTCGTCATTCCCACGGCGATCTCCGGCATCGCCTCCGGTGTCACCCTGGCCATCGCCCGCGTCATCGGCGAGACCGCACCGATCCTGGTCACCGCCGGGTTGGCGAACAACATCAACGTGAACGTCTTTGGCAACTGGATGGCAACGCTGCCGACGTTCATCTACTACCAGATCCTCACCCCGACCTCGCCGACCAACGTGGACCCCTCGATCCAGCGTGCCTGGGCCGCGGCCCTGCTGCTGATCGTCATGGTCATGGTGCTCAACCTCGGCGCCCGCCTGGTTGCCGGCCTGTTCGCCCCCAAGAAGGGCCGTTGA
- the pstC gene encoding phosphate ABC transporter permease subunit PstC → MTTNALRRNGSKGQAGDKVFSGAALGAGILILATLLAVAIFLFIQALPTFTADPTLITGGEGFASYIFPIVVGTVIAAAIALLIATPVGIAVALFISHYAPRKLAAGLGYVIDLLAAIPSVIYGAWGYLVLAPALVPTFQWLAANLGFIPLFAGPASQTGKTILTAGIVLAVMVLPIITSLSREIFLQTPKLHEEAALALGATRWEMITMSVLPFARPGIISAVMLGLGRALGETMAVALVLSTGGLIPSLIKSGNQTIAAEIALNFPEAFGLRLAELIAAGLVLFVITLVVNLIARAIIARHKEFSGAN, encoded by the coding sequence ATGACTACCAACGCGCTTCGGCGCAACGGATCCAAGGGACAAGCCGGAGACAAGGTATTCTCCGGTGCCGCGCTCGGCGCAGGCATCCTGATCCTCGCAACGCTGCTTGCGGTGGCGATCTTCCTGTTCATCCAGGCGCTGCCCACCTTCACCGCCGACCCGACGCTGATCACCGGCGGCGAAGGATTTGCCAGCTACATCTTCCCGATCGTCGTCGGCACCGTGATCGCCGCGGCCATTGCCCTGCTGATCGCCACCCCGGTGGGCATCGCGGTGGCCCTGTTCATCTCGCACTACGCCCCGCGCAAGCTGGCAGCGGGCCTGGGCTACGTCATCGACCTGCTCGCCGCAATCCCCTCGGTCATCTACGGCGCCTGGGGCTACCTGGTCCTGGCCCCCGCCCTGGTGCCCACCTTCCAGTGGCTCGCCGCGAACCTCGGCTTCATCCCGCTCTTCGCCGGCCCCGCATCGCAGACCGGCAAGACCATCCTCACCGCCGGCATCGTGCTCGCGGTGATGGTCCTTCCGATCATCACCTCGCTGAGCCGCGAGATCTTCCTGCAGACCCCGAAGCTGCATGAGGAAGCCGCGCTCGCGCTGGGTGCCACGCGCTGGGAAATGATCACCATGTCGGTGCTGCCCTTCGCGCGCCCCGGCATCATCTCCGCCGTCATGCTTGGCCTGGGCCGCGCCCTGGGCGAGACCATGGCCGTGGCACTGGTGCTGTCCACCGGCGGGTTGATCCCGTCGCTGATCAAGTCCGGCAACCAGACCATCGCCGCGGAGATCGCACTGAACTTCCCCGAGGCCTTCGGCCTGCGCCTGGCCGAGCTGATCGCCGCCGGCCTGGTGCTGTTCGTGATCACCCTGGTGGTCAACCTCATCGCCCGGGCCATCATCGCCCGCCACAAGGAATTCTCGGGAGCCAACTGA
- the pstS gene encoding phosphate ABC transporter substrate-binding protein PstS — MKLHRIGSAAAVLTVAALALTACGSDSPTATAGTAASTGGSAAAVTGTLTGSGASSQKSAMEAWKAGFEAANPGTMVQYSPDGSGAGRKAFLAGGAQFAGSDAYLKAEEIESSKQVCGPEGAFNVPAYVSPIAVAFNLPGIETLNLDAATIAKIFKLEITKWNDPAIAAMNEGIALPDTAITVVHRNDESGTTENFVDYLAVAAKDVWTYEVSGDWPKDLASENAKGTSGVVATTTGTEGAITYADHSAVGKLGTVNVKVGEDFTKISSEAAAKGVEAATPVEGRGALDMSLDLKRDTTESGSYPIILVSYHVFCSSYKDQATVDLVKSFGEYVLSEAGQKEAAASAGNAPLSAKMSEAAIKSIDSIKVGS; from the coding sequence GTGAAGCTTCATCGCATTGGCAGCGCGGCTGCTGTTCTTACCGTCGCCGCCCTGGCCCTGACCGCTTGCGGTTCGGACAGCCCGACCGCAACGGCCGGCACGGCTGCCTCGACCGGCGGCTCCGCCGCTGCGGTAACCGGAACGTTGACCGGCTCCGGCGCATCCTCGCAGAAGTCCGCCATGGAAGCCTGGAAGGCCGGCTTCGAAGCCGCCAACCCCGGCACCATGGTCCAGTACTCCCCGGACGGCTCCGGCGCGGGCCGCAAGGCATTCCTGGCCGGCGGCGCACAGTTCGCAGGCTCCGACGCCTACCTGAAGGCCGAGGAAATCGAATCCTCGAAGCAGGTCTGCGGCCCCGAAGGCGCCTTCAACGTCCCGGCATACGTTTCCCCGATCGCGGTTGCCTTCAACCTGCCGGGCATCGAGACGCTGAACCTTGACGCGGCCACCATCGCGAAGATCTTCAAGCTCGAAATCACCAAGTGGAACGACCCGGCCATCGCCGCCATGAACGAAGGCATCGCCCTCCCGGACACCGCCATCACCGTGGTGCACCGCAACGACGAGTCCGGCACCACCGAGAACTTCGTCGACTACCTTGCGGTCGCGGCAAAGGACGTGTGGACCTACGAGGTCTCCGGCGACTGGCCCAAGGACCTGGCCAGCGAAAACGCCAAGGGCACCTCGGGTGTCGTGGCAACGACCACCGGCACCGAAGGCGCCATCACCTACGCCGACCACTCGGCCGTGGGCAAGCTGGGCACCGTGAACGTGAAGGTCGGCGAGGACTTCACCAAGATCTCCTCCGAGGCAGCAGCCAAGGGCGTCGAGGCAGCCACCCCGGTCGAAGGCCGCGGCGCACTGGACATGTCCCTGGACCTGAAGCGCGACACCACCGAATCCGGGTCCTACCCGATCATCCTGGTCTCGTACCACGTGTTCTGCTCCAGCTACAAGGACCAGGCCACGGTCGACCTGGTCAAGAGCTTCGGCGAGTACGTGCTCTCCGAGGCCGGACAGAAGGAAGCCGCGGCCTCCGCCGGAAACGCACCGCTCTCTGCCAAGATGAGCGAAGCGGCCATCAAGTCGATCGACTCCATCAAGGTCGGCTCCTAG
- a CDS encoding FUSC family protein, producing MGIGSSAGGTWTFIKRRYRVGMRRAGASFPKIIQMTVSAVLAYWIAERLLGHDAPIFAATSGLLALGFGTQTTVRRTLEVAIGCTLGVAVGDLLLTLLGSGLWQAGLVLFLSLMIARFLDSGPIFTTQLGLQSVLVVLLPIGAAGPFSRSLDAVVGSLCGLLILMVFPRDPRRTPMAELGKLLGELSGVLQECGRAVSTSDSTLAFHALVRARGTQKLMDSLPAALNLAREVATLAPAHRRHRQDLERLRIAADKTDLAVRNSRVLARRLTTVINHGALTDRGVEAVSGLLTELSEAVDAFGYAVLEPNESGYRRAVGRAKRELAECAARLDPKSLQVSGMQGEGMVLLLRPLVVDLLEATGTSHEDAVALMPRL from the coding sequence ATGGGTATCGGATCATCGGCGGGCGGCACGTGGACGTTCATCAAGCGCCGCTACCGCGTGGGCATGCGCCGCGCCGGCGCCTCGTTCCCCAAAATCATCCAAATGACAGTTTCGGCGGTGCTTGCCTACTGGATCGCCGAACGCCTGCTGGGCCACGACGCCCCGATCTTCGCTGCAACCAGCGGGCTGCTGGCCCTGGGTTTCGGAACCCAGACCACGGTGCGCCGCACCCTCGAGGTAGCCATTGGCTGCACCCTGGGCGTGGCGGTCGGCGACCTGCTGCTGACCCTGCTGGGAAGCGGGCTGTGGCAGGCCGGCCTGGTGCTCTTCCTGTCCCTGATGATCGCCAGGTTCCTTGATTCCGGTCCCATCTTCACCACCCAGCTGGGCCTGCAGTCGGTGCTGGTGGTGTTGCTGCCCATCGGTGCCGCCGGCCCCTTCAGCCGTTCGCTGGATGCGGTCGTCGGCTCGCTGTGCGGCCTGCTGATCCTGATGGTCTTTCCCCGTGACCCGCGCCGCACCCCGATGGCCGAGCTTGGCAAGCTCCTGGGCGAGCTCTCCGGGGTGCTGCAGGAGTGCGGGCGCGCGGTCAGCACCTCGGATTCCACGCTCGCATTCCACGCGCTGGTCCGGGCCCGCGGCACCCAGAAGCTGATGGACTCGCTGCCCGCGGCACTGAACCTGGCCCGCGAGGTCGCCACCCTGGCCCCGGCGCACCGGCGGCACCGGCAGGACCTGGAGCGGTTGAGGATCGCCGCGGACAAGACCGACCTGGCAGTGCGCAACTCCCGGGTCCTGGCCCGCCGGCTGACCACGGTGATCAACCACGGTGCACTGACCGACCGCGGGGTCGAGGCGGTGTCCGGGCTGCTCACCGAGCTTTCCGAGGCCGTCGATGCCTTCGGCTATGCCGTGCTGGAACCCAACGAATCCGGGTACCGGAGGGCCGTGGGACGCGCCAAGCGCGAGCTCGCCGAATGCGCTGCCCGGCTCGATCCCAAGTCCCTGCAGGTCAGCGGCATGCAGGGCGAGGGCATGGTGCTGCTGTTGCGTCCGCTGGTCGTCGACCTGCTCGAGGCCACCGGAACCAGCCACGAGGACGCCGTCGCCCTGATGCCGCGCCTGTAG